The window AAAACCACTTTATGCTATTTGACTTAAAGAGGACACATTTAGCCTGTCGGCTTCACATGTTGTAACCACACAACAAAAatctatttctgtctttgattCACTGATGAGGGAGCTTAGTTACATCACTGCTGGTCTGAGTTCTGCATTTATCCCTCCGTCGACCAGCtctacttttacttgtaacttgGATGaaatcctccaaaaaaaaaaggaaatggttGAGCCAAGTGGCATCCCCGCTTTGTGTCTCTACAGGTGACTCTGGAGAAGGTTCTGGGCATCACAGCTTCAGGAAACAGTGGTCTGACCTGTGACCCCCGATCTGGACTCGTGGCCTACCCTGCTGGgtaagaacagagagagagagactattTATGTATTGTTATCTAAACATCTGACCTTTGACTTATCAACGCTCCATGCATGCACAGCTTCCTTATCATATCTACCTCACACAGACATTTAGTGTGcaaatttctgtgtgtgtgttatctctGTGCTATCTCAGAGGAACTGAGGAGGAGAGATCTGCGGGCTTTCTCGTCAGAGAAACTCCACAGCTTTTTACTATCCTATCCTCAGGGAGGCTTCCTTTGACTCTCGGTGATAAACTGATGTAGATAGCTCCGTGTAGTATTAATGTTTCTGTGCAAACAGTGAGATGGCTATGTTAAGTTGCTCAGTgcagaatgaaaagagagagacgtGAGCTGCAGGTTGGATGATTTTCTGTAGATCTACAGTGGCCATGCTCGGGGCCCCCAGAGCTGCTGCACCCCCAGGTGCAAAAGCAGGGCCGAAGAAGTGCACTGAGCCCCTTTTTTGTTGCTCTCAAATCTTCCGAAAAAGTTGTATTAATACTAAGAAGGTCAATggctgaaaaaagagaagaattATAGTTGTTTACATTATTGTTGTGTCATGGAGAGTATGTTTGTGACTGTgcatctgagagagagaaagcatcATCTATGTGTGCAGACATGGCACTTATGgacatatgtgtgtttttctgtgtgtttgtgtgtgtgtgtgtgagtgtgtgtgtgagtctggtTCTGATTGTGATTTTGGCAAGCCTGATACTTCCCAGATTGCAGTCTGGCAATCCAACTGCCGTCTCAGTTTAAATCTGTACAAGCTGTGTTACCAGGAATGCACTTTCCCGGAGCTAAAGAACTAGTTTAGTGACAGGTGCTTGAGCAGCATGCAAAGAGGAAGTTTTGTTAACAGGAAAAAATTTAGTTATTTGAATacggaaaagaaaaagtacataaGAAGTGGAGGAATTACACAGGGTTGGCAAAATAATAAGAGCACTACTTGAAGCAGGACAGGACTTTCACTTTGAAGCATTCAAATCACGAGCGCAAACACTGATACAAAGGTGCGTAATGTCACATTTAGTGCAAATGAgagattttttctctttgccatGTTTTGTCACGATTTTTTTAGAAtgttagtttgacattttgggaacgTGACTTGGACTTGGACTCCACTCTCATGCCTCTCTGTAAATTTGAAGCTACCGCCAGTGGCGAAATTGTATTTCATTGATTTCTAATGATGTGCCTGATGTTTGAGGCTAAGTTATCTCATGAGAATTTGCTTTAAAGTTCAGAAATGCTTGTAGGTGACATTTAACCTTGTATGGGCCACCTTTGTAGCAGTGTTGGTAATACTGGTTAACCTCAGCACACTTTATATGTAAGAAATATATCTTAAAATCTATCCCCAGAGGAGTAAATTCATGCATGCGTGCAGTGTTGTTGTATATCAAACCTTAATCCtctgaaaaaaacttaaacaggTCACAGAATAAAGTGTAATTACAGAGGAACAGAGATTAGTAAAGTTAGGCGGATGTAAGATTAATGCTATATGGATTCCTGTGTTACATCagagtttaaatgtttttaaggTCATAGTGTATAATCAGTAAGCATTGGTGCTATAAACTATGCCACAAGTACGCACTGTGAAATTAGAttatttgttcattatttatttgttaacttgaaaaacatgttattttccCACTCAGCTGTGGAAAGTGTTTGCATTTCTTGCAAACACCTTgactaaataaatataaaaaaacttgaacattggcaaattaaaaatttccacTTAAACTAAACTCTTACCTCAGTACAAGGAATATATACATAGAGTCACATAGAGTTTTCGAGACCTGTTCCAATTCAAATATCAATGTGgattattatatttttgccCTTCCTTATGTAGATGTGTGGTAGTCTTGCTGAACCCCAAAAAGAACAGACAGCACCACATCATCAACACTTCAAGGTGAGTGGTACACAAATACAGTCTGCATTTAAACAGGACAACATTAAACTGTTAAAACTCCCAGTCAACCAGAACATGAGTCATACtgagctgtctgtctctgtcacagAAAGACCATCACggctctgtctttctcccctGACGGCAAGTACTTGGTCACAGGAGAGGTGAGTCTTATTACTTGTCAATCAGCCTTGTTCTTTGGCTCTGTGGTTATTTTGCGCTCAGAGAAATTGAACATTTTGCCTCATTTCTCTTTGCATTTGGTCATAGCACTGTTCAAACTCTCACTTActtccattcttttattttccttcatcagGTTAATATTACTGTAGGATTAATGTTTACGATAGATTCGTACCACTTTACCACGCTATTTTAACTAATTAGATCCTTCCAAGCTGCAGTCATCCAACGTATAAGCAGGATGAAGGCCTTTTGCAATGTGGCAATTAGTTAATGGTGATAATGTAGTCTCCTGTGTTTACAGGCTATAATACCCTCACTGTTTTTCTCAAGTTGTCTCATGTCACAGAGTAATGTGTCTTGTCAGTCAAGCATCTTGACTTGCTGTGTTGTACTTACAGCATGTGTGGCAACACGAAACACTGTTTTAATCCCCTCCCAGCCAATCAAAGCTGATGAAAGACATCTCTGCATAAGTACATGAGCACGCAGTAGTTGCAATGACGGCAGAGAGCAAAGTTCAAAAGAACAAATACAACGAGGACAGGCTGCCTCcatttaaaagaaaccaaatgCCAAATTTTGTGGACTCACACCATAAGTATTCGAAGtcatgaaaatacacatttaccAGTTAATTTCCAACGCAAATGTTCATATTATATTCATCTACCAGAATTATTGTGGTTCTCTTTCTAactgctttgtttgtgtgatcAAAGCTGCTAGCATCACAGCACTGTAAGAAGATTTCCTGTAAGCCTTGAAAGAGGAGCAAAGTTTCTGACAGcagacatgtactgtatatcttctTTCTGTCCGCCTCTTTTGGATGCTGCTCTGTCTTTAAGTGAATGTATTCCATTTTCACTTCTCACCTTTTAACCCTGACCTTTGAGAGGTCATgccactgtattaaaaaaaaaaagacactacaCAAATAGCCTGCTGACCTTTTGATCCCTGACGGGAGAATAATGTGAGCAGGTCGAGGGACAAGTAACTGTACACAGCGAGCAGAGGTCATAAGACTTAAGCGGATAATCTCTTAGAGAGCTGGGTAGACCGGAGTGACAGGTGACTACTGTTTGTAGCCTGCTCCAGTGGATTTAAAGAATAGATACCAAAAAATGAGCCCCTTCTTTAATGATAATCAACTATTAactctcactttctcctcctccacatccctccttcctttttcaCCAGAGCGGTCACCTACCAGCGGTGAGACTGTGGAACGTGGCAGAGCGAAGACAGGTGGCGGAGCTCCAGCAGCACAAATATGGCGTCTCATGTGTGGCTTTCTCCcccaacagcaaatacattgtCAGCGTGGGAAACCAACATGACATGTTGGTCAACGTCTGGGCGTGGAAGGTACTTGTCCCTCTGGAGTTTTAGCCCACAGCCAGCTCCTCTTACCATGGctataatttttacatttatagttGATTTTGTTCTCTTGCAGAAAGATGTTGTTGTAGCAGCCAACAAGGTATCCAGTAAGGTGACGGGTGTGTCTTTCTCCGAGGACAGCTCCTACTTTGTAACTGTGGGAAACAGACATGTCAAGTTCTGGTATCTGGATCACTGCAAGGCCAGCAAGGTATTGAAATAACATATCCATGTGGTCTTTTATAACCACTGTATTGGAGAAATGTCTCCCTTTGGGCTATATAATGCTGGTCTGGTTTTCTCCGTCCATAAAGCATCACGTtggtgttttatgtgtgtgtttatgcctgTCGTGTGGTGTAGGTTGCAGCCTTTCCTTTGCTTTAGTACTGCTTCCAGTTGGAGTTGTTCTACTGCCTTCCGAAGAATCCTTTTTCTGCCAAATACTTTTTCACAGTGTGGAAACATTTCATTGCGTGGAAAATTAACCAAGCTAGAAAAATCATCACAGTAAActgagagtttgtttttgtcacagttCCTGTTTCATTGCTGCTTCATTGTTCCCGAGCTGAGTGTCTTCACAACTGTGACCTTCACACAGTTGTCTTCACAATTTCACAAATGCTGAGGGCGTAATCGCTGACATTCAaataaagaaatggaaaataatttaataatataaatcacaaatttaaatgtgaaaatgatggctTGTCATATGGCctttctttttaagttttagaCCTAATTTTCAAACCaagaaattgtaattttaaaagtaacatagaaaaaggaaaatctgacagttacacatgtgcacacatttcAAAAAGATAGGGATGCAatgagaacagacagagaaataacTGAGTTCTAAGTGTGAATATAACCAGTGTTCTGTTTTAACCACTACGGTGTGAGCTTTATCAGCTAACCCTCATCCCTCTGTGGTATTCAGGCCAGTGCTCCTGTCCCTCTGCTGGGCCGCTCGGGCCTGCTGGGAGAGCTGAGGAACAACTTTTTCTGTGATGTGGCCTGTGGGCGGGGTTCTAAGTCTGACTCCACTTTCTGCATAACCTCCTCTGGTCTGCTGTGTGAGTTTAACAGCAAGAGGATGCTGGACAAGTGGGTGGACCTACGGGTGAGTGACAGGGGATGTGTCCAACAGCAACAATGGGGTCATTTGTGCGGTTTGGCTATTACTGCTTTAAAGACCACGGCTTTGTCACTCATATTAAAGTTATGGAATGATATTGATTGTCCCTGCATCCATTAACTAAACTATTTTAGCTGATACACAACACTGGCCTGGTTGCGATGAATCGATGTgtttcagcatttaaaaaatcactatttggtaTAATCCTCTGATGTAACTCTctgcaacaaaagaaaataagcgCACTTCCCAaatgttgttgatgtttttttaaaagaaagtatGTAAAAATCATGTAGGATGCAACTTTCTCTTTGCTTTAGTACTACTTGTAGTTGGTTAAGTTTTTatcttcaaaaaaacaaacaaaaaaaccagtTGGCATTGAGGCTGCTGGTTTTCATGAAACATTGTGAAAGCATTGTGTTCTTTATTGTTTCAGTAGGTGTCTACATCATTAATTTCTCTCGTCTAATATACCTTTACCCGTATTAAATCTACAGTATAGTTATGTATCCACACTTTGGTTCTGAGCACTGTACAATCATTAATGCTTATAGTCGGTGTCCAGCTGTGGCGTTTAATCAAGAGGTGAAGATGAAGGTGTGTGGCTCCGGCTCCTGCCTTCTGTCCGAGGATCAAAGAGAGATTAGCAACAAGGACAAGTATGGGATGTGCTCCCCTGTAACCTTTATTATTGCCGCGGGCAGGACTCCCATGGAGTCACCTAAACTAAAttgtaatatgttttttgtagggatcaaatttgtctttttgtttgggCTTAAATGAATATGAGTAGGATTTCTTGTGATATACATGGACATTTTTCCTGAAACTGCAATTTATTATTCCACACACTGCTTATTGTTACTGTAGGTCTCAGTTTACCCATGTTTGTGTTTACCATTTCATTATTATGGGCAGATTTCCCTGCTCCACAAGGGTTATCTTTAACTTACAGAGCTGTGGAATGAGCTGATGTGCCTGTTGTATATCGTACTGTATTGTAGACGAGCGTGGcccagtctctgtctctgtcggAGGATATGATCTTCTGTGGCTGCGCTGATGGAATGGTGCGAGCCTTCAGTCCCGTCGACCTGCACTTTGTCTGCAGGCTGCCACGACCTCACCCCCTTGGCACTGACGTCTCGGACATTACTGAGGCCAGGTGAGGAATAGCTCAGGAGTAACACAGCCTTTCCCTGGCAGTGATCCACTGCCGGATCAAATGCTCTCTATTTATAGtgcttcctgtctctttttttatttgtcaggaATCTAGAGTTAAAACGTATTactatttttaagaaaacatcTGTTGCTGTTATACCATGATCTTTTAAACATGTATTCCATCCTTTGTCCCATCAGCCACCTATTTTCCACCAAAGCAGATGACCGTTACCCAGCTGCCATTGCTGTTACCTATGACCCCATCAGCCACTGCCTCACCTGTGTGTATAATGACCACAGTCTGTATGTGTGGGATGTGAGAGATGTCAGCAGAGTGGGGAAGGTGCACTCTGCCCTATTCCATGCGGCTTGTGTCTGGGACCTGGAGGTAAACACACAGGAGGAAGTGAAAGACACAGCTCTTTCGGAACTGTGACACATGCGGTGTGTTTCAAACAGCCCCTGGCTCACTAGTTTGGATGTTGGCCAGTGATTAGATTACTGATTCAGGGGACACTGGGGGATTGATCATTACCCCACTGAACTCCCGACCAGTTTGGGACACAACAATGGatatttttagtatattttgttgttttgaatttatttgacagttttaacTTGCTAATAATAGGCAATAAAAGGCAATGCATACTTTTTAGTAAAATTGCATTATTACAGTTCATGATAATGCTCCattgtgaatgtaaatgtatataacAGCACTGGAATTTTACAAGTCCTGTTAACTGTTTAGCCtcctgtaatttttttattctatgAATCCCCACCTATCCATCTTCTCTCTCGTACTTCCTCAGGTGTTCCCAGATGTTCCTGGGGAAATGGGCACGGGTTTGTCATCGGGCGCATTTCTCAGTTGCTCAGCTGATAATACCATCAGAGTGTGGCACATGGAGGACCGGTCTCAAACTCATGTTCATTTTCAGAATATCCTCAGCAGTGTAAGTTTGGCATCCACATATGTATGTCCTCATGttgtacaaaagaaaatgctgacattttgtAATTAAAGTATTCTCCCTATGGTGAGTTACTTCTGTATCCATCATTGCTTTGCAGGACCTCTTGAATATAATCTACATAGACGGAAACACTGGTGCATTAGTGGATCCAGAATGTATGACAAATGTGAATGCTGATAAATCAGGGGATGGACAGACAACAGAAAGCAGGACAGGCATCAGGACCATCTGTGTCAGTCCAGACGGCAAACACCTGGCATCTGGAGATCGCAACGGGATGCTGAGGTAGGACATGAAGTCTCAAATTTAGACAGTGGACTATTCAGAGAGTTAGATTCATAGGACTGCCTGATAGTGACTGACAATTAACTTTCAAAATGATCTCAACTGTCAGTCATCTCAAAGCAAAAGTGCTTTAGCTGGCCTCCATCcccaaaaaaatgtctgtatgtgtcttcTCCAGGGTTCATGACATCAGCAGCATGGAGGAGATCCTGAAAGTGGAGGCCCATGATGCTGAGATACTCTGCCTTGAGTACAGTAACCCAGAAACAGgtcagtgtgtgcatatgtgacTGTGCTACTGAACATAGTTATGGCATGCTTGTAGAGTATTCTTGCATTGGCTGTGTATACGATATATGCTtgaataatattattattgtcagGTCTGAAGCTGCTGGCCACAGCTAGCAGGGACCGTCTGATCCATGTGTTGGATGCTGAGGATGACTACGGTCTGGTACAGACACTCGACGAGCACTCTTCAGCCATAACAGCTGTCCGCTTTGCTGGTGAGCCACTTGAGACACTGTCAACATCTGACAGCTAATCATTTGTTAATCCTTGCTTTCATCTCCACTCAGTCCCACACAAAGTCCCTCTTTTATTTCACTTGCAGCTCTGCTTGTTTATATAATAGATGACAGCTGTACATGTGTAGCCAGGTGGAGCTTTGTTTGCTATGAGGAAAGCCCTTTTTGTTatgtacttttttattttttgcactttgttttgtctctcacAGGTAACATATGTCCATCAATTACTGCCTCTGATTTTCAATTTGGATCAATTTAGTCGATGATTTTTGAAGCCAATCTCCTATGTCGCTGGATTTTTCCTTGGATTGCACATTTTTAGTGATAGGGGTAGTGATAGGGGTCCGATGGAGGATAGCAGGATTTCTGTGATGCCTGGAGGCATAAtgcaagaattttaaaaagaaaaacacgttCAAAAAAGTAATctgcaataaatgtttttttgtttctcagccAATGACAACAAGGTGAGGATGATCAGCTGTGGGGCAGACAAGAGCATATATTTCCGCACTGCACACAAGGTGAGACACATCTGAGCAAGATTCAGTCCGTCAGATCCCACCTTTTATCGGACATGTACCTTGTCACAGGTGGAATCTGTTGTAGAATCTGTTGTAGAATATCTGTGTAGGTGAGAATAAAAACATCAATGCACTAACTAAAAATCATCTCTCACATATCTAAACAAGAaatactatatatactgtatatactaaaTATTATGctaaaatttaaatacaaacacacacacacacacacacacacacacacacacacacacacacacacacacaaacatatatatatatatatatatatatatatagcttcTCTTGCACAGTGAGGAGCTAATCTTGGTTCAGCAATTTGCTGCTTCCTTGCTTTCGACTAAAAAGTCTACATTAACTCCTCCCACCGAGGACTCACTGTGCAGCAAAGTAGTACCTCAACCTACTTAGCTTCTGTTTGTGAATGCAACTCTACAGCATGTACCACAAAGGGAACATTTGGAGTACAAGTTGTATAACTAAAGCAATTAAGGAGACATCATTCTGCATTCTTTCCTCTAGATTTACTTCTGGGTTACTGGGGCAGTTTTCTGTTTGGCCCGACTTGCATAAGCTACAACGTTCTTCTTAAACTTAAGACACAATTCAGGCCACTACAGTGACTCAGAATATTAGGTTTTGTTGAGCACAATAAGGAGTTGCTTGTTAGTCTTGAGCACAGCTTCTCCTCAGCATCCAGACATTTATGGAGTATTCATTTTAGAAACTTGTTGTGACAGGTCTGTGCTCTCTGCAAAACGTAAATGAGCATCTTCTATGCTATTTTTTCACGCTTTCTcgtcatttcaattcaattccaaTTCCTAATGAACCATAATAGTATAAtagtatttttatgtattatgtCTGTATGATTGGATGCATAAACAATGATTATCTGgcttaaactttaaaaaaaatatgacttaTTTTAACTCACACTGGGTCTTTGCCAAGCATTTTCATTCCACGAAGCACAGACCTGACAGTTCTTCTTTTTGTTCTGCAGACTGACAGAGGAACAGAGTTCAGGCGTTCTCACCACATGGTGAGGAAGACCACACTGTATGACATGGGTGTAGACCCCACTTGCAAGTATGCTGCTGTCGGCTGCCAAGACCGCTGCATCAGGTGCAGATGCCTCTAGATGCATTTAccatatatgtatttttgtagGACAAGGAGATTAGCACCTGGATATGAATCTTTTTTTGAGGTTTTCTTTCCTTCTTACTGCAGGATTTTTAACATCAGCAGTGGCAAACAGAAGAAACTTTACAAAGGATCACTGAGTGAAGATGGAAGTCTGCTCAAGGtaaagttttttcatttttcagacattCTCTtcttactgtatgtatacagttCATAAAGAATAGAATGCTTTTGTATGTTCTCTGGCAGGTACAAATCGATCCTTCGGGTCAATATGTCGCCACAAGCTGTTCCGAtaaaaacatcagcatcttTGACTTTTACACTGGGGAGTGTGTCGCCACAATGTTTGGACATTCTGGTAACAGAACACACAACTACACCTCACCTACACATACTTCATGTAGTCAACCTGAGCAGTGAGCACATGACACTTTTATAGCAGTAGGGAATATGATCTACCTCCTAACATTGTCAGGGATAATAATGTAACTAAGCAACCTTTTTTGGTTTACAGAGATTGTCACTGGGATGAAGTTTACCAACGACTGCAAGCATTTGATTTCTGTGTCAGGCGACAGGTGAgagacatttttgtgtgtgtaggtgtcCTAGAAAATCCAGCATttaaattatcattataatGTCATATTTCTGAAAAGAATAACAAGTATTTGTTTTATATCTAAAATTAAAGCTCTAAGAACAAATAGATATCCAAATATGAATAATTTCAGCGCTACGCCCCCAGCACTAAAATAGCATTTGTATCAAAACCAGGATGGGACTAGCACCCAAACTGAAATCATCTTCAGCCTCTGCTGCAAGAGGAAATGAGTGGGGAAATGTGTTTGCAGACAGTTTCCTCAATagtaaagctgaaatgaaatgctgaATTTTTAATGCCTGAATGCTTTCATCTCCTAGCTGTATCTTTGTCTGGCGACTGGCTCCAGAGCTGACAATTAGCATGAGAGAGAGGCTCTGCCAACTCCgacaaaacccaaacacaccACCATGCAGGACCTCCAGTCTCAGGTGAGGAAACTTATCACCTTCAAGAGCTTTCATTGGTTACATTCATTCCATAAATTTAGTGCTGATCATAAATTAGCCGCCTGGAGAAAATGTCCCCACTTCACACTTAATGATTGCCAGAGCACTCAGTATTTTGTCTGACTCTCTGATTGTGTTACTTCAGACGGGAGGTGTACAGCGCCCCCACTCTGGGTGGTTTGTCCTCAGACAGTGACCACgagcaggagggagaggatggAGCAGAGAACGCCGACCCCCACGACCTAGAAGACAGCAGAACCAATACTTCCTCTGACAGCAGCCATGGAGAGGAGGACACAGGTACTGTCTGATTT is drawn from Xiphias gladius isolate SHS-SW01 ecotype Sanya breed wild chromosome 4, ASM1685928v1, whole genome shotgun sequence and contains these coding sequences:
- the LOC120789068 gene encoding mitogen-activated protein kinase-binding protein 1-like is translated as MPGDGFTIKSRIRNLLRSPSTKQRKNRRENLTGKVTLEKVLGITASGNSGLTCDPRSGLVAYPAGCVVVLLNPKKNRQHHIINTSRKTITALSFSPDGKYLVTGESGHLPAVRLWNVAERRQVAELQQHKYGVSCVAFSPNSKYIVSVGNQHDMLVNVWAWKKDVVVAANKVSSKVTGVSFSEDSSYFVTVGNRHVKFWYLDHCKASKASAPVPLLGRSGLLGELRNNFFCDVACGRGSKSDSTFCITSSGLLCEFNSKRMLDKWVDLRTSVAQSLSLSEDMIFCGCADGMVRAFSPVDLHFVCRLPRPHPLGTDVSDITEASHLFSTKADDRYPAAIAVTYDPISHCLTCVYNDHSLYVWDVRDVSRVGKVHSALFHAACVWDLEVFPDVPGEMGTGLSSGAFLSCSADNTIRVWHMEDRSQTHVHFQNILSSDLLNIIYIDGNTGALVDPECMTNVNADKSGDGQTTESRTGIRTICVSPDGKHLASGDRNGMLRVHDISSMEEILKVEAHDAEILCLEYSNPETGLKLLATASRDRLIHVLDAEDDYGLVQTLDEHSSAITAVRFAANDNKVRMISCGADKSIYFRTAHKTDRGTEFRRSHHMVRKTTLYDMGVDPTCKYAAVGCQDRCIRIFNISSGKQKKLYKGSLSEDGSLLKVQIDPSGQYVATSCSDKNISIFDFYTGECVATMFGHSEIVTGMKFTNDCKHLISVSGDSCIFVWRLAPELTISMRERLCQLRQNPNTPPCRTSSLRREVYSAPTLGGLSSDSDHEQEGEDGAENADPHDLEDSRTNTSSDSSHGEEDTGGSDEGQDWELSKHGVISLVTPDSAKRPRRRWSHRMGSLELMVKSMLDLRQLETFAHKKNQNCPPHDSKRQSTSSLQEPMLEERAKRHRPWPHTDWLSSNPSKGIKGTDGAVLYPEENEDDTSLQDSDYMVKEQHCRTQGQGIRSESQDSRSPDSACSLGYHSRESSLDHVLDDSADVESLSQDSSDEENEEREEEEQKAEVTSMDEALRTVTDTADGSQEDFLKQNFETLAESCSTAEQSRVPRLSMSSRFLARGHNNRGVPIFAEVQGKEQGSHSTKPPVSKVRPLMEDGRSRNMKDKTPVADAPERDCTPTLGPQKKKTSGSQLWRMSNPPSKAPLLLDGTTCLKKSHSTQNLASDSLRSPVPSSDRKELSKRPQQLFLDCDIPRLSFHFSSPSSGSPQSPQSPLPWESPKLKPQYSYMNPTASSMAKSSRSSSLGDGIQMGTPDSSPSFSKDRRSSGEMEVEPPLLTSSPVTAFPSSVSTSSSSSILSCSLSNSPSPASPYLTATVSPTSFIQNIPPSRIPLPKQPLSPRRSLCLEVKPSSSWSGGLARGSTVDPGCYVPGNKQALGRHLSLSLDLSLPSSLPVKQRRGSFSESAKEPGEVVIAKECPLVPEQAHTSSADPQPDHSITLETCKQAVTELHNTLRKTIMLYTTVLQWGQQPSEDQQQMSRILSEALFTVKTELDSLPHPTSQCEGPQLDHGVKGEGEKALALLEQYAELLLKSVERRLDTKP